The Edaphobacter sp. 12200R-103 genome contains a region encoding:
- a CDS encoding MFS transporter, whose translation MWSAIVGNLIVGFSVAGIIVPSQTLFQQATPPELMGRVGSTFMSIIFAAQIGGFVLSGVLTDYISVRQIFALCAVVVLLLAAAGKLWMEPKPTEAVA comes from the coding sequence ATCTGGTCGGCCATCGTCGGCAACCTGATCGTCGGCTTCTCGGTCGCCGGAATCATAGTGCCCTCGCAGACCCTCTTCCAGCAGGCCACCCCGCCGGAGCTGATGGGCCGCGTCGGCTCAACCTTCATGTCCATCATCTTCGCCGCCCAGATCGGCGGCTTCGTCCTAAGCGGAGTTCTGACGGACTACATCAGCGTCCGCCAGATCTTCGCTCTCTGCGCCGTTGTCGTGCTTCTGTTAGCAGCCGCAGGCAAGCTGTGGATGGAGCCGAAGCCAACCGAAGCAGTGGCATAA
- a CDS encoding DUF1080 domain-containing protein, with protein sequence MRIEKWKLLPSFAALTFAATLSAQQVGVPPENATMKHQDTEVYSPVPPVVTPGKTDADPPSDAVVLFDGKDEDQWVSAQDHTPAKWVVHDGILTVSKEKGVGNIETKRKFKDYQLHVEWRIPADITGSDQARGNSGVFLASTGPGDAGYELQVLDNYNNKTYTNGQVGSIYKQAIPLANPARKPGEWQTYDIVWTAPRFKEDGSVETPAYVTVFMNGVLVQNHFQLKGQTLYVGKPYYKKYDEAPIKLQAHGDKSEPISFRNIWARDIKPLQ encoded by the coding sequence ATGCGTATTGAAAAATGGAAGCTGTTACCTTCATTCGCCGCCCTGACGTTTGCCGCCACCCTCTCCGCACAACAGGTGGGCGTTCCTCCTGAAAACGCCACGATGAAGCATCAGGACACGGAGGTCTACTCGCCCGTGCCTCCGGTGGTCACGCCGGGCAAGACGGATGCGGATCCGCCCTCGGATGCCGTGGTGCTGTTTGATGGCAAGGATGAGGACCAGTGGGTCTCGGCCCAGGACCATACACCGGCAAAGTGGGTTGTGCATGACGGGATCCTGACGGTCAGCAAGGAAAAGGGCGTCGGCAACATCGAGACCAAGAGGAAGTTCAAGGATTATCAGCTGCACGTCGAGTGGAGGATTCCGGCCGACATTACGGGAAGCGACCAGGCGCGCGGCAACAGCGGCGTCTTTCTGGCCTCGACCGGGCCAGGTGACGCGGGCTACGAGTTGCAGGTGCTGGACAACTACAACAATAAGACCTACACCAACGGCCAGGTGGGCAGCATCTACAAGCAGGCCATTCCGCTGGCGAACCCTGCACGCAAGCCGGGCGAGTGGCAGACGTACGATATCGTCTGGACGGCGCCGCGATTTAAGGAAGACGGCTCCGTCGAGACTCCGGCCTACGTCACGGTGTTTATGAACGGCGTTCTGGTGCAGAACCACTTCCAGCTGAAGGGTCAGACGCTTTATGTGGGCAAGCCCTACTACAAGAAGTACGACGAAGCTCCCATCAAGCTGCAGGCACACGGCGACAAGAGCGAGCCGATCAGCTTCCGCAACATCTGGGCGCGGGACATCAAGCCGTTGCAGTAG
- a CDS encoding VOC family protein, producing the protein MTLAKNTKSAVIPGMRYRDCPAAIEWLCKALGFEKHAVHMEEDLVMHAQLNFGNGMIMLGSAQKKQNDYARWTAMPDEVGGRETRSVYLVVDDCDAAYAQAKAAGAEMVFDLEEKPYGGKGFTCRDPEGYLWHVGSYDPWG; encoded by the coding sequence ATGACGTTGGCCAAAAATACGAAATCGGCAGTGATCCCCGGCATGCGCTATCGCGACTGTCCGGCTGCGATCGAATGGCTCTGCAAGGCTCTGGGATTCGAGAAGCATGCCGTCCACATGGAAGAAGACCTCGTAATGCACGCCCAGCTGAATTTTGGAAACGGCATGATCATGCTGGGTTCCGCCCAGAAGAAGCAGAACGATTACGCCAGATGGACAGCCATGCCGGATGAGGTCGGCGGGCGCGAGACCCGTAGTGTCTACCTGGTGGTAGACGATTGCGATGCGGCCTACGCGCAGGCAAAGGCGGCAGGCGCCGAGATGGTCTTCGATCTGGAAGAAAAGCCCTATGGGGGCAAGGGATTCACCTGTCGAGACCCGGAGGGATACCTGTGGCACGTCGGCAGCTACGATCCCTGGGGCTGA